From one Trifolium pratense cultivar HEN17-A07 linkage group LG1, ARS_RC_1.1, whole genome shotgun sequence genomic stretch:
- the LOC123890736 gene encoding uncharacterized protein LOC123890736, whose protein sequence is METETELTLIFHHGGNFIKFGSADLQYIRGQMCVWEGLEVDFLNKLDLEAMVKKCGRYFNISHIWYLLPKMTMLDGLRELVNDKDFMDMVSVAKDNNNEIELYFEHGIEVPLIITPASEAEPEVEGQNVTDAEPVQNVSEVEVEVQNEPDVEVQNEPEVEVQVSDAETEVDGDYDAETEVDSVVDGDSDAYTEVDDDSDAENADLDAAFVWHNDDDGGDVQENIIHENVIHSSSEEEHNSYHSEELKSPISTDDEFEGKEREVFPQFNEAEFGQVHLEKGMEFETLTTFKKAVSDYSIALGREFRWAKNDKVRARAKCKNEECHWEIFCSWSNVNRSFQIKTFETEHSCCRVFKNSKANTKWVVSKLEKKLRVQPNITYIEVFDWMKREFGVHVNETKLFRAMKKARELVEGSLKEQYGRIWDYAHELRRSNDGSTVKINCIPMPNGPPQFQRIYISLEACKRGFKAGCRPFIGLDGCFLKGYYGGQLLSAVGQDANNNIYVVAYAIVDVENKDNWKWFLTLLHEDLGDYKQHG, encoded by the coding sequence ATGGAAACTGAAACTGAGTTAACACTGATCTTCCACCATGGTGGAAATTTCATCAAGTTTGGAAGTGCCGACTTGCAGTACATTCGAGGTCAAATGTGTGTGTGGGAAGGACTTGAAGTTGATTTCCTCAACAAATTAGACTTAGAAGCCATGGTGAAGAAGTGTGGGCGCTACTTTAACATTAGCCATATATGGTATTTGCTCCCTAAGATGACCATGCTTGATGGTTTAAGGGAATTGGTTAATGATAAAGACTTTATGGACATGGTTAGTGTTGCTAAGGATAACAACAATGAGATTGAGTTGTATTTTGAACATGGCATCGAGGTACCTCTAATCATCACACCTGCAAGTGAAGCTGAGCCTGAGGTAGAGGGGCAAAATGTGACTGATGCTGAGCCTGTGCAAAATGTGTCTGAGGTGGAGGTGGAAGTGCAAAATGAGCCTGATGTGGAGGTGCAAAATGAGCCTGAGGTGGAGGTGCAAGTTTCTGATGCTGAGACTGAGGTGGATGGTGATTATGATGCTGAGACTGAGGTGGATAGTGTGGTGGATGGTGATTCGGATGCTTACACTGAGGTGGATGATGATTCTGATGCTGAGAATGCAGATTTAGATGCAGCATTTGTATGGcataatgatgatgatggagGTGATGTTCAAGAGAATATCATTCATGAAAATGTTATTCATTCAAGTAGTGAAGAAGAACATAATTCTTATCATTCAGAGGAGTTAAAAAGTCCCATTAGCACTGATGATGAATTTGAAGGCAAGGAGAGAGAGGTATTTCCACAATTTAATGAAGCTGAATTTGGTCAAGTCCATCTAGAAAAAGGCATGGAGTTTGAAACACTAACAACCTTTAAAAAGGCTGTTAGTGATTATTCTATAGCATTAGGTAGAGAATTTAGGTGGGCAAAGAATGACAAGGTAAGGGCAAGAGCAAAATGCAAGAATGAAGAGTGTCATTGGGAAATATTTTGTTCATGGAGTAATGTGAATAGGAGCTTTCAAATTAAGACATTTGAAACCGAACATTCATGTTGTAGGGTGTTCAAAAATTCTAAAGCAAATACAAAGTGGGTCGTGAGCAAATTAGAGAAGAAATTGAGAGTCCAACCAAATATCACTTACATAGAGGTCTTTGATTGGATGAAGAGAGAATTTGGTGTTCATGTCAATGAAACCAAATTGTTTAGAGCAATGAAAAAAGCTAGAGAGTTAGTTGAAGGGAGTTTGAAGGAACAATATGGGAGGATATGGGACTATGCTCATGAGTTGCGTAGGAGTAATGATGGTTCAACAGTGAAGATTAATTGCATTCCTATGCCTAATGGTCCACCACAATTCCAAAGAATCTACATAAGTTTGGAGGCATGCAAGCGAGGGTTTAAGGCTGGTTGTAGACCCTTCATTGGGCTTGATGGGTGTTTCTTGAAGGGTTACTATGGTGGCCAATTACTTTCAGCTGTTGGCCAAGATGCAAACAATAACATATATGTGGTTGCATATGCTATAGTTGATGTAGAGAACAAAGACAACTGGAAATGGTTCCTCACACTACTCCATGAAGACTTGGGGGACTATAAGCAACATGGATGA
- the LOC123890737 gene encoding uncharacterized protein At4g04775-like, translating to MKGVPPISQQREASTNQIGSQSSSSRFDRRPDCFCERKTVMLRAKTLKNPGRQFYTCPLNKEDSANCKYFMWVDEWEDYLANESLRRVERKEGVKDDEMKTSVDNNYENDKFKRDVNSKLDMLVVDMKLIKYFVFACIVIQLLYMVVHK from the exons ATGAAAGGAGTTCCACCAATTTCACAACAAAGAGAAGCTTCAACTAACCAAATTGGAAGTCAATCATCATCCTCACGTTTTGATCGGAGGCCTGACTGTTTTTGTGAGAGAAAGACAGTGATGCTTAGAGCAAAAACATTGAAGAATCCAGGGAGACAATTCTACACATGCCCACTAAACAAA GAAGATAGTGCAAATTGCAAATACTTCATGTGGGTTGATGAGTGGGAAGACTATCTTGCAAATGAATCTTTAAGAAGagtagaaagaaaagaaggagtaaaagatgatgaaatgaaaaCTAGTGTTGACAACAATTATGAAAATGATAAGTTCAAGAGAGATGTAAACTCAAAGTTGGATATGTTGGTTGTTGACATGAAGCTTATAAAATACTTTGTATTTGCTTGTATTGTGATTCAACTTTTGTATATGGTTGTTCACAAGTAG